The DNA sequence gtgtttgtgtttgtcttcATTCACTGATTGATTTGTTTGTTCAGTGATTTGTTCAATCATTCTGTAGCGTTGTTCTATGTTTGTGTCTCAGCGTGTCGCTGCAGAGAGGAGGTGTGTCTCAACACAGTCACGTGACATCACACTAAGGCTCATGGGAGGAGAAAAGTACCCATGAGGAGCAGATTTTGATGCGTGTCTGATCTCATTAGTCAGGAGCCAATCAGAGCTCCTCTCTGCAGCAGAGCTGAAACTCCCAGCATCCTCTTCTCCcgctcactgctgtgtgtgtgttatcagtGTGTAAATGGTGCTATATGAGTGTGTGATGTCATATCCTGTGCCGTGACAGGAATCTGAGGCCGGTGAAGAAGTGGTGGCGTCGCTCTCATCCGCTGATAATGTGCAGGTATGAcctcatcaacacacacacacaatcatttatttacatttatgcatttaatagACATGTCTGGATTGTATGTGTCTCATAATTTCACTCTTCATGTGTTTCCTCAGGCTGGTTTCCACTCCAAACTCTCAGAGAATGTGTTTGATCTGCTGGATCTGACGCCTGCAgtggtaacacacacacacacacacacacacacacacaaactcacacacacctCTACAGGTTTAAAGGCtcattctgtctctctgtctgtctgtgtgtctcagGACAGGAAGGAAGTGGAGGGAGAGGGAGACGTGGACAGCTGTGTGGATGTCTCTGTATCTGCAGACaggtaatgatgatgatgatgatgatgtgacTCATGagtgaattattatttattcagtgtGTATTTCTCTTAGGCGCACATTGTTTCTGAGCCAAACAAACCCTCAGGCGTTCAGAATTACTAAACACAGCAACGTACACAtgacaaatccaaacattatcctgaatgtctGTGGAAACAATGTACTGAAATGCATCTGTGCGTTTACAATGTGCAATCAGTGCGTTGAGAGCACACATACATGGTTTGTTTGCACATCAATATAAGGGACATGGGCATGCTTACTATACGACTCCTGAATCGTCTTTACCTTGATTACAATTcgcatccatcaaaactttactagtgagacgctggtttgctttatccagccgagaaacgTAGTTTgcatatcatctggccatacagtGGTGTTTTGTTCTGTCTGTATTTCACATGATGCAATGCGTGAGGGCTCGCGCTCTTCAGAAACAAATGTGACAGAGCTTGTGTTTTAAAGAGAAACACACTCTGGAATGAAAAATTCACTGAACATTGGCCATGAATCTCTGTtttctctgccatctctgatcaGCCTGgttttctttacatttatttactggATAATGTGTGTCTCGTCTCAGACGTCTGCTTGAAAACGTGACCTCAGCTCAGACGCCGCAGTCACGTTCCAACGCCTCCACGCCTGCAGATGACATCAGCAGGACATCACATGACCAGAGACCGCCTACTGCCCGTGGCCGAACCGACACCAGTTATCACGAGAGAACACagagagaggaggagaagaGACGAGAGGAGGAGAAGAGACGAGAAGCTCAGGAAGATGAAGAACAACGTAAGCGTGATGAAGAGGAGAGGAAAAGACTGGAGGAAGACGCAGAGAGGCAGATGGAGGAGGAGAGGAGTAGACTGATGGAGGAGACGCAGAGGAGACTGCAGCTGCTCAGAGACGCTCTGATGAAGGATGCGGAAGACGAGGAGCGCCGGATGAAGGAGGAAAGCACCGAGCAGCTAAGGTTAGTCACTGCTGCACTGTGGGTCCATGTGCTGTAGAAGTGTGTAACGACACTGATGCTCACAATGCCAATGAATCATGAGTAGTTTTGCACCAAAATTTTCCATGTTTACATACTCCCGTTCAAATGACACAGATCATGTcacatcatgtgtgtgtgtttcaggattTTAAAGGAGCAGATACTCAAAAACAGACGAGACGAGGAGGAGCGATTGcacaatgacacacacacacaactacaACAGCTCAggtacacacgcacacacacatacacactataTCAACATCAGCAcactccctcacacacacacacagtatatcaACATCAGCACACTctcacgcacacatacacatccGTCTTGTGTGTGTACAGGGCTGAGAATGAGGTTAAACTCCAGGAGCTGCGCTCAGAGCTGGAGGCAGAACGGGAAAAGGCGGAGACTCAGAGGAGGCGGGATCGTGAGCGCCTGAGGGAGGAGTCAGAGGAGGAGCTCCAGGCAGAGAGGAGGCGGCTACAAGAGAAGAAGGAGGAGCAGCTATCCTCCATCAGAAtacaggtatgtgtgtgtgtgtgtgtgtgtgtgtgtgtgtctgtgtgtgtctgtctgtgtttgtgtgcgcgcgtctgtgcgagtgtgtgtctgtgtgtgtttaacgCTCTGTTGTGTTTTGTCAGGCTAAACTGAGTGACTCACAGCAGAATTTAAGGAGTCCACGACCAGAACAACCTTTAGCCGAGTACCAGAGAGaggtacaacacacacacacacacacaactagaTCTTTCAGTTAAACGTCAGTCGTCTCTCTGGTGACATTATGTAGAATTCTCTAATCATTTAGTGCGCTTAAACTTCGTCCCTCATCTGCATACACATCTGAGAGCCACATCCACATCTAATTAACAACTGCACCACAGAAcgaagtcccgccctacatttattctttatttgATAATCTGTTACACCCCGAGATGTCATGATACAGAATCTGCTTCTACCTTGGTTTCATTCTGAATTTAATTGTGCAGCAATTAGTGTGTAGCTGGGGTGTGTgttaatatatatgtgtgtgtgtgtcagctcACAGATGTGCTGCAGGAAGTTCGTGAGGAAGTTGAGAGGGATCACAGGAGGAAACTAGAACAACTGAAAGAGGAACATCGACATGAACTAGAGAACCTCAGAGAAACACACCTGGAGCAGGTACAagacacatacacgcacacatacacatacacacaccacaCCTGTGTTATTATTGAAGTGTGTCATCTCatcaagtgtgtgtttgtgtgtaggaGAGCAGGGAGAGGGAGCGTCTGCTGAACTCTTTTCAGGAGGAAAGAGACACTCTGACCTCTAAACACACAACACAACTACACAAACTACAGCACACACTGGACACACAACTGCAGGAGATGCGCAGGACACACTCACTGAAGGTcagcacaacacacacacactcagcacACACACgatcaacacacacactcaacacacGGTCAATGacgataacggcacagagaaacaatatcactggaatcactttcagagcaatagtttccagctgatgaatgataaaaacactagctatgtttccatccacttatttttttatctgtggtgtgtgtgtgtgtgtgtaggaggcAGCGTTACAGGAGTGGATGGAGAAGCTGGAGATACAAACCAAAGAACTTCAAACTCAAGAGGCTGAACTTCAGTTGAAGGTACAGAGCAGTgcttttattcattatattagTTTTTGTCATGTCGTCACATTCACAGCTAGAACAGCTCATTTACTTCACATGAAATTAATTGTTCATCACAGTTTTACAAGAATGCTAACAGTGTTGTTTATTGATGATTATCAGGCATCAGAATTGAAGAAGAGGAGACAGCAGCTGTGTGAGGAAGAGGACGATATTCAGAGAGGATTAGaggtgtgtctgtgtgtgtgtgtgtgtgtgtgtgtgtgtgtgtgatcgtGCTGTCTGATACAGTCAGGAatgtgtatgaatgtgtgtgtgtttgtgcagtcTCTCCCTCGGCTGCTAAAGGAGCGGGACGAGCTCCATGAGGAGCTGCAGCGGATGAGAGCAGAtcttcagagagagagacaggagagagagagacagagagaggagaACAGCAGGATGATGGAGGAGAGACAGCAGCTGGAGACGAGAGTCACACTTCTGCAGGACAGATGTGAGCAGCTCAGCTCCAGAGtcaggtaacacacacacacacacacacacacgtaggTTCATAACTAAttataatgccagcctatggtcttcattggctgccagcgaacaacatctactttgcaggcaaatcaataatattgatataatatttgtccccaactaagcaagccaaaggcgacagtgtTGAGGAACCCAAACACCATCAGGTGACAGGATGTAATAACCTGTTTTTTGTGTGCAGTGAGCTGGAGCAGAGGAGCAGAACTGAGAGGGATCACCAGCAGGACGGAGCAGAAGACCAGCAGAAGAAGAgcaagagaaagacagagaatgGCCTGCGTTTGGAGGATCTAGAATCATCAGTGCTGCGGTCAGGAGACGCCAGCGATGCCAGCGTAGACGAGTATGTGTGAgtcctagtgagctgcctatctAGTGCTCCTGAAGCC is a window from the Ctenopharyngodon idella isolate HZGC_01 chromosome 15, HZGC01, whole genome shotgun sequence genome containing:
- the LOC127495153 gene encoding centrosomal protein of 164 kDa-like isoform X5, whose protein sequence is MTEREEQRQEEEEINNEEEAERSISHMEEEEKLSEHSEREEDEHEKDQMESKGDGKTTGREEQRQEEEEINSEEESERSISHMERLSEHMETKEDEHEEEHPESEGRAEIGKEPMDAQSDRDSEEIERFQNDSPQITHVKTGKFMPQWNRVCSEESEAGEEVVASLSSADNVQAGFHSKLSENVFDLLDLTPAVDRKEVEGEGDVDSCVDVSVSADRRLLENVTSAQTPQSRSNASTPADDISRTSHDQRPPTARGRTDTSYHERTQREEEKRREEEKRREAQEDEEQRKRDEEERKRLEEDAERQMEEERSRLMEETQRRLQLLRDALMKDAEDEERRMKEESTEQLRILKEQILKNRRDEEERLHNDTHTQLQQLRAENEVKLQELRSELEAEREKAETQRRRDRERLREESEEELQAERRRLQEKKEEQLSSIRIQAKLSDSQQNLRSPRPEQPLAEYQRELTDVLQEVREEVERDHRRKLEQLKEEHRHELENLRETHLEQESRERERLLNSFQEERDTLTSKHTTQLHKLQHTLDTQLQEMRRTHSLKEAALQEWMEKLEIQTKELQTQEAELQLKASELKKRRQQLCEEEDDIQRGLESLPRLLKERDELHEELQRMRADLQRERQERERQREENSRMMEERQQLETRVTLLQDRCEQLSSRVSELEQRSRTERDHQQDGAEDQQKKSKRKTENGLRLEDLESSVLRSGDASDASVDEYVVRQYMWNESVSLLRARQFLERQSVHVSDRQAALRAAHSSLKDPVPGSSTQQLYHNLQQEVRDLAELRETLHKGQTLLKEKEEKLNQLETSLTEEVSCEDVERSADRKVTFDVTESEMSSIYSPEGTVPVKVQQLADSLQLISGQLNSVLGALGSLTHKQAPPTLTTPLPPRPSWAWSVNPSPSLSNGLAYRPTDSLQNRWSGLSTETSRAHMTYSGYTPPSLSSLRPSAEVEGQRLQGLIEGNKRWLEAQRKNRSIPLFPNLRSASSSGGLVQLSLDDNNQIKVHHY
- the LOC127495153 gene encoding centrosomal protein of 164 kDa-like isoform X3, whose protein sequence is MATTGLRIGDQLVLEEDYDENYIPSEQEIHEYAVEIGIDPQREPELLWLAREGMVAPLPAEWKPCQDVTGEVYYFNFSTGQSTWDHPCDDHYRQLVVLERERTQHTRTAPAAATAAVGKDKEKKKKKDKKKKEKKKDPEGVRAPGVLAPLAPLRGLSEAPVAPLRGSLGISSGLQPLKTSLGSAVSSSTAVRSAEEDEEISEEERPRDSSGLLKNLHLDLDALGAGLQYEDSEVSGTVPPEERTEPELQDLALSRDHSPEPPSEESEAGEEVVASLSSADNVQAGFHSKLSENVFDLLDLTPAVDRKEVEGEGDVDSCVDVSVSADRRLLENVTSAQTPQSRSNASTPADDISRTSHDQRPPTARGRTDTSYHERTQREEEKRREEEKRREAQEDEEQRKRDEEERKRLEEDAERQMEEERSRLMEETQRRLQLLRDALMKDAEDEERRMKEESTEQLRILKEQILKNRRDEEERLHNDTHTQLQQLRAENEVKLQELRSELEAEREKAETQRRRDRERLREESEEELQAERRRLQEKKEEQLSSIRIQAKLSDSQQNLRSPRPEQPLAEYQRELTDVLQEVREEVERDHRRKLEQLKEEHRHELENLRETHLEQESRERERLLNSFQEERDTLTSKHTTQLHKLQHTLDTQLQEMRRTHSLKEAALQEWMEKLEIQTKELQTQEAELQLKASELKKRRQQLCEEEDDIQRGLESLPRLLKERDELHEELQRMRADLQRERQERERQREENSRMMEERQQLETRVTLLQDRCEQLSSRVSELEQRSRTERDHQQDGAEDQQKKSKRKTENGLRLEDLESSVLRSGDASDASVDEYVARQFLERQSVHVSDRQAALRAAHSSLKDPVPGSSTQQLYHNLQQEVRDLAELRETLHKGQTLLKEKEEKLNQLETSLTEEVSCEDVERSADRKVTFDVTESEMSSIYSPEGTVPVKVQQLADSLQLISGQLNSVLGALGSLTHKQAPPTLTTPLPPRPSWAWSVNPSPSLSNGLAYRPTDSLQNRWSGLSTETSRAHMTYSGYTPPSLSSLRPSAEVEGQRLQGLIEGNKRWLEAQRKNRSIPLFPNLRSASSSGGLVQLSLDDNNQIKVHHY
- the LOC127495153 gene encoding centrosomal protein of 164 kDa-like isoform X2 yields the protein MATTGLRIGDQLVLEEDYDENYIPSEQEIHEYAVEIGIDPQREPELLWLAREGMVAPLPAEWKPCQDVTGEVYYFNFSTGQSTWDHPCDDHYRQLVVLERERTQHTRTAPAAATAAVGKDKEKKKKKDKKKKEKKKDPEGVRAPGVLAPLAPLRGLSEAPVAPLRGSLGISSGLQPLKTSLGSAVSSSTAVRSAEEDEEISEEERPRDSSGLLKNLHLDLDALGAGLQYEDSEVSGTVPPEERTEPELQDLALSRDHSPEPPSEESEAGEEVVASLSSADNVQAGFHSKLSENVFDLLDLTPAVDRKEVEGEGDVDSCVDVSVSADRRLLENVTSAQTPQSRSNASTPADDISRTSHDQRPPTARGRTDTSYHERTQREEEKRREEEKRREAQEDEEQRKRDEEERKRLEEDAERQMEEERSRLMEETQRRLQLLRDALMKDAEDEERRMKEESTEQLRILKEQILKNRRDEEERLHNDTHTQLQQLRAENEVKLQELRSELEAEREKAETQRRRDRERLREESEEELQAERRRLQEKKEEQLSSIRIQAKLSDSQQNLRSPRPEQPLAEYQRELTDVLQEVREEVERDHRRKLEQLKEEHRHELENLRETHLEQESRERERLLNSFQEERDTLTSKHTTQLHKLQHTLDTQLQEMRRTHSLKEAALQEWMEKLEIQTKELQTQEAELQLKASELKKRRQQLCEEEDDIQRGLESLPRLLKERDELHEELQRMRADLQRERQERERQREENSRMMEERQQLETRVTLLQDRCEQLSSRVSELEQRSRTERDHQQDGAEDQQKKSKRKTENGLRLEDLESSVLRSGDASDASVDDVRQYMWNESVSLLRARQFLERQSVHVSDRQAALRAAHSSLKDPVPGSSTQQLYHNLQQEVRDLAELRETLHKGQTLLKEKEEKLNQLETSLTEEVSCEDVERSADRKVTFDVTESEMSSIYSPEGTVPVKVQQLADSLQLISGQLNSVLGALGSLTHKQAPPTLTTPLPPRPSWAWSVNPSPSLSNGLAYRPTDSLQNRWSGLSTETSRAHMTYSGYTPPSLSSLRPSAEVEGQRLQGLIEGNKRWLEAQRKNRSIPLFPNLRSASSSGGLVQLSLDDNNQIKVHHY
- the LOC127495153 gene encoding centrosomal protein of 164 kDa-like isoform X4 → MATTGLRIGDQLVLEEDYDENYIPSEQEIHEYAVEIGIDPQREPELLWLAREGMVAPLPAEWKPCQDVTGEVYYFNFSTGQSTWDHPCDDHYRQLVVLERERTQHTRTAPAAATAAVGKDKEKKKKKDKKKKEKKKDPEGVRAPGVLAPLAPLRGLSEAPVAPLRGSLGISSGLQPLKTSLGSAVSSSTAVRSAEEDEEISEEERPRDSSGLLKNLHLDLDALGAGLQYEDSEVSGTVPPEERTEPELQDLALSRDHSPEPPSEESEAGEEVVASLSSADNVQAGFHSKLSENVFDLLDLTPAVDRKEVEGEGDVDSCVDVSVSADRRLLENVTSAQTPQSRSNASTPADDISRTSHDQRPPTARGRTDTSYHERTQREEEKRREEEKRREAQEDEEQRKRDEEERKRLEEDAERQMEEERSRLMEETQRRLQLLRDALMKDAEDEERRMKEESTEQLRILKEQILKNRRDEEERLHNDTHTQLQQLRAENEVKLQELRSELEAEREKAETQRRRDRERLREESEEELQAERRRLQEKKEEQLSSIRIQAKLSDSQQNLRSPRPEQPLAEYQRELTDVLQEVREEVERDHRRKLEQLKEEHRHELENLRETHLEQESRERERLLNSFQEERDTLTSKHTTQLHKLQHTLDTQLQEMRRTHSLKEAALQEWMEKLEIQTKELQTQEAELQLKASELKKRRQQLCEEEDDIQRGLESLPRLLKERDELHEELQRMRADLQRERQERERQREENSRMMEERQQLETRVTLLQDRCEQLSSRVSELEQRSRTERDHQQDGAEDQQKKSKRKTENGLRLEDLESSVLRSGDASDASVDEARQFLERQSVHVSDRQAALRAAHSSLKDPVPGSSTQQLYHNLQQEVRDLAELRETLHKGQTLLKEKEEKLNQLETSLTEEVSCEDVERSADRKVTFDVTESEMSSIYSPEGTVPVKVQQLADSLQLISGQLNSVLGALGSLTHKQAPPTLTTPLPPRPSWAWSVNPSPSLSNGLAYRPTDSLQNRWSGLSTETSRAHMTYSGYTPPSLSSLRPSAEVEGQRLQGLIEGNKRWLEAQRKNRSIPLFPNLRSASSSGGLVQLSLDDNNQIKVHHY
- the LOC127495153 gene encoding centrosomal protein of 164 kDa-like isoform X1, with the translated sequence MATTGLRIGDQLVLEEDYDENYIPSEQEIHEYAVEIGIDPQREPELLWLAREGMVAPLPAEWKPCQDVTGEVYYFNFSTGQSTWDHPCDDHYRQLVVLERERTQHTRTAPAAATAAVGKDKEKKKKKDKKKKEKKKDPEGVRAPGVLAPLAPLRGLSEAPVAPLRGSLGISSGLQPLKTSLGSAVSSSTAVRSAEEDEEISEEERPRDSSGLLKNLHLDLDALGAGLQYEDSEVSGTVPPEERTEPELQDLALSRDHSPEPPSEESEAGEEVVASLSSADNVQAGFHSKLSENVFDLLDLTPAVDRKEVEGEGDVDSCVDVSVSADRRLLENVTSAQTPQSRSNASTPADDISRTSHDQRPPTARGRTDTSYHERTQREEEKRREEEKRREAQEDEEQRKRDEEERKRLEEDAERQMEEERSRLMEETQRRLQLLRDALMKDAEDEERRMKEESTEQLRILKEQILKNRRDEEERLHNDTHTQLQQLRAENEVKLQELRSELEAEREKAETQRRRDRERLREESEEELQAERRRLQEKKEEQLSSIRIQAKLSDSQQNLRSPRPEQPLAEYQRELTDVLQEVREEVERDHRRKLEQLKEEHRHELENLRETHLEQESRERERLLNSFQEERDTLTSKHTTQLHKLQHTLDTQLQEMRRTHSLKEAALQEWMEKLEIQTKELQTQEAELQLKASELKKRRQQLCEEEDDIQRGLESLPRLLKERDELHEELQRMRADLQRERQERERQREENSRMMEERQQLETRVTLLQDRCEQLSSRVSELEQRSRTERDHQQDGAEDQQKKSKRKTENGLRLEDLESSVLRSGDASDASVDEYVVRQYMWNESVSLLRARQFLERQSVHVSDRQAALRAAHSSLKDPVPGSSTQQLYHNLQQEVRDLAELRETLHKGQTLLKEKEEKLNQLETSLTEEVSCEDVERSADRKVTFDVTESEMSSIYSPEGTVPVKVQQLADSLQLISGQLNSVLGALGSLTHKQAPPTLTTPLPPRPSWAWSVNPSPSLSNGLAYRPTDSLQNRWSGLSTETSRAHMTYSGYTPPSLSSLRPSAEVEGQRLQGLIEGNKRWLEAQRKNRSIPLFPNLRSASSSGGLVQLSLDDNNQIKVHHY